One Candidatus Neomarinimicrobiota bacterium DNA window includes the following coding sequences:
- a CDS encoding NAD-dependent isocitrate dehydrogenase, giving the protein MSRTVTLIPGDSVGPEIAKEVMRIVDSSGAKIKWDWQESGEKTLATQGTAIPQELLDSVKRNKVALKGIINHIPNSTSELPVITLRKSLDLFANLRPFRNFPGIGSRYDDIDIVVVRQNTQGEYSGIEHNVSPDIVEMIKVVTKDASEEIARFTFEYAMKNNRKKITTVHKANIMKLSDGLFMDTANEIAEDYPDIEHNTLIIDACCMNLVMNPENFDVLLMGNLYGDIVSDLITGMVGGNSAVYGVNIGDGLRIYEAMVGGSMEIESKEKANPLPLLMAAIAMLSYLEENVAADSIRKAISLSLAEGIKPENLGGEASLTEFADSIIKLL; this is encoded by the coding sequence ATGAGTAGAACCGTCACACTGATACCCGGCGACTCTGTAGGACCGGAAATCGCAAAAGAAGTTATGAGAATCGTTGATTCTTCAGGGGCAAAAATCAAGTGGGACTGGCAGGAGTCCGGAGAAAAAACCTTAGCGACCCAAGGCACTGCCATTCCGCAGGAGCTTCTGGATTCTGTAAAACGAAATAAGGTCGCCCTGAAAGGGATTATTAATCATATACCGAACTCCACATCCGAACTCCCGGTAATTACATTACGGAAATCGCTTGATTTATTTGCCAATTTAAGACCGTTCAGGAATTTTCCGGGAATCGGAAGCCGCTACGATGATATTGATATTGTTGTAGTCAGACAAAATACTCAGGGAGAATATTCCGGTATAGAACATAATGTTTCACCTGATATTGTTGAAATGATAAAAGTCGTTACAAAAGACGCTTCAGAGGAAATCGCTCGTTTCACTTTCGAATATGCCATGAAGAACAACAGAAAAAAGATAACTACTGTCCATAAAGCAAACATTATGAAGTTGTCGGATGGATTATTTATGGACACCGCAAATGAAATTGCTGAAGATTATCCTGATATTGAGCATAACACGCTCATTATTGATGCGTGTTGTATGAATCTCGTAATGAATCCGGAAAACTTTGACGTACTTCTAATGGGGAATCTTTACGGCGATATTGTATCTGATTTGATAACAGGAATGGTAGGCGGAAACAGCGCTGTTTACGGCGTTAATATCGGGGATGGCTTACGTATATATGAAGCGATGGTAGGCGGCAGCATGGAAATAGAATCGAAAGAAAAGGCTAACCCGTTGCCATTGTTGATGGCTGCTATTGCTATGCTCAGTTACCTTGAGGAAAATGTTGCAGCTGATTCTATTCGCAAAGCAATTTCATTAAGTCTCGCTGAGGGGATTAAGCCTGAAAATTTAGGTGGTGAAGCGTCTCTGACTGAATTCGCCGACTCAATTATAAAACTTCTCTGA
- the lepA gene encoding elongation factor 4: protein MNSINIRNFCIIAHIDHGKSTLADRFLELTGTLDDKEMMNQVLDDMDIERERGITIKAHAITMDYTSKDGTKYIYNLIDTPGHVDFSYEVSRSLAACEGALLLVDAAQGVEAQTVSNAYLAVDGGLKIIPVINKIDLGAKQLEAARTQLMELLGCKEEEIFLISAKTGEGVSEILEAIIELIPPPASDTSIPFRALIFDSTFDKYRGAVAYIRVFDGKIKEGEKIKFFSSGNSFEANEIGILRMKRLKKKELSAGDVGYLISGAKEIKDTKVGDTITSMINPAAEPLLGYEESKPMVFSGMFPIDSEDYSRLRTSLEKLKLNDASISFEPESSEALGFGFRCGYLGMLHMEIVQERLSREFEMDIIATVPNVKYRATLHNGQSIEIDNPVKLPPFGEIDKLEEPFIRAAIITPTEYIGGIMKLAQDKRGVYKTTEYLDANRAEIIYELPFMEVLFDFYDKLKSISKGYASLDYEFIGYREGKLTRLDILINGDRIDAFSIIVHKDKAYDWGRRVTEKLKKIIPRQMFAIAIQAAIGGKIIARETVSALRKNVTAKCYGGDITRKRKLLEKQKKGKKRMKRVGNVEVPQEAFIAVLQLDD from the coding sequence AATCAGGTTCTTGATGATATGGACATTGAAAGAGAACGCGGTATAACCATCAAAGCCCACGCAATCACTATGGATTACACCTCGAAAGACGGCACTAAATACATCTACAACCTAATTGACACACCCGGACATGTGGATTTTTCCTATGAGGTGAGTCGAAGCCTTGCTGCTTGCGAAGGAGCTCTCCTGTTAGTTGACGCTGCTCAAGGAGTTGAGGCTCAAACTGTCAGTAACGCTTACCTTGCTGTTGACGGCGGCTTGAAGATAATACCTGTGATTAATAAGATTGATTTGGGAGCAAAACAATTAGAAGCCGCGCGAACGCAGTTAATGGAGCTACTCGGTTGTAAAGAAGAAGAAATTTTTCTAATCAGCGCTAAAACCGGTGAAGGCGTGAGCGAGATTCTTGAAGCTATCATAGAGTTAATACCACCACCCGCGTCTGACACTTCAATACCGTTTAGGGCATTGATATTCGATTCAACTTTCGACAAATACCGAGGCGCAGTGGCATATATACGCGTTTTTGACGGGAAAATCAAAGAAGGTGAGAAGATAAAATTTTTCTCCTCCGGAAACTCCTTTGAAGCGAATGAAATAGGCATTCTTCGTATGAAACGATTGAAGAAAAAAGAGCTCTCAGCGGGAGATGTGGGTTACCTCATATCAGGCGCGAAAGAGATAAAGGACACGAAAGTCGGTGATACAATTACCTCAATGATTAATCCGGCGGCTGAGCCACTCCTCGGATATGAGGAATCCAAACCGATGGTTTTCAGCGGAATGTTTCCTATTGACAGCGAAGATTACAGTCGCCTTAGAACATCTTTGGAAAAACTTAAGCTTAATGACGCATCTATTTCTTTTGAACCGGAATCTTCAGAGGCATTGGGTTTTGGGTTTCGATGCGGCTATCTGGGAATGCTGCATATGGAAATAGTTCAGGAACGTCTTTCAAGAGAATTTGAAATGGATATTATCGCCACTGTTCCAAACGTAAAATATCGCGCCACACTGCATAACGGGCAATCCATTGAAATTGATAACCCGGTGAAGCTCCCTCCATTCGGGGAAATAGATAAGTTGGAAGAACCGTTTATCAGGGCTGCCATTATCACTCCCACAGAATATATCGGCGGTATTATGAAGCTGGCTCAGGACAAAAGAGGCGTTTACAAAACTACAGAATATTTAGATGCGAATCGTGCTGAAATAATTTACGAACTTCCATTTATGGAAGTCCTCTTCGATTTTTATGACAAACTTAAATCCATCAGCAAAGGATATGCTTCCCTTGATTATGAATTTATCGGTTACCGGGAAGGAAAGCTCACGAGACTTGATATTCTCATCAATGGCGACCGAATAGACGCTTTTTCAATTATTGTCCACAAAGATAAAGCGTACGATTGGGGTAGGCGCGTCACAGAGAAACTTAAGAAAATAATTCCAAGACAGATGTTTGCGATTGCTATTCAGGCGGCAATCGGAGGGAAAATCATCGCCCGCGAAACCGTAAGCGCATTGCGGAAAAATGTAACTGCTAAGTGCTACGGCGGCGATATCACCCGTAAGCGTAAACTCCTCGAAAAACAGAAAAAGGGGAAAAAGAGGATGAAGCGGGTGGGTAATGTTGAAGTACCTCAGGAAGCATTTATTGCCGTACTACAATTAGATGATTAA
- a CDS encoding isocitrate/isopropylmalate dehydrogenase family protein, whose translation MKYHITLLEGDGIGPEVIGAAVKILDAAGVEIKWDKALAGQEAIEKQGEPVPDVTIDAIKNTKVALKGPVTTPVGKGFRSANVSLRQKLDLYACVRPVVNLPGIKTRFSNVDLVVVRENTEGLYSGLEHSVVPGVVTSLKIMSRKACNRIARYAFDYCRQHGRRKVTSVHKASVMPKSDGLFLEEVRKVSEHYPFIGYEEIPIDTLAKRLVMDPTEFDVLVMGNLYGDIISDLASGLVGGLGVVPGANIGSQYAVFEPVHGSAPDIAGKDMSNPLAAILSTVLMLEYIGEKSAAERIKLAVNKVLEEGKSITKDLGGNAGTIEFTEAIIENL comes from the coding sequence ATGAAGTACCATATCACTCTTTTGGAAGGAGACGGAATCGGACCGGAGGTAATCGGAGCCGCGGTTAAAATTCTTGATGCTGCAGGTGTGGAAATCAAATGGGATAAGGCATTAGCCGGTCAGGAGGCAATAGAAAAACAGGGAGAACCCGTTCCAGATGTGACTATTGACGCCATTAAAAACACCAAAGTAGCGCTCAAAGGTCCTGTTACAACTCCTGTGGGAAAAGGATTTCGCTCCGCCAACGTATCGCTCAGGCAAAAGTTGGATTTATACGCCTGTGTCAGACCGGTAGTTAATTTACCCGGAATTAAAACCCGCTTTTCCAATGTGGATTTGGTGGTAGTTCGGGAGAATACGGAAGGTCTTTACTCGGGATTGGAACACAGTGTTGTTCCGGGAGTGGTGACCAGCCTGAAGATTATGTCTCGTAAAGCGTGCAACAGGATTGCAAGATATGCGTTCGATTACTGCCGACAGCATGGAAGAAGAAAAGTCACTTCCGTACATAAAGCTTCAGTAATGCCGAAATCCGATGGTTTATTTCTTGAGGAAGTAAGAAAGGTTTCTGAACACTATCCATTTATCGGCTATGAGGAAATCCCTATAGACACACTTGCAAAGCGGCTTGTGATGGACCCTACAGAGTTCGATGTTCTGGTGATGGGAAATCTATATGGCGACATAATCAGTGACCTCGCCAGCGGATTGGTAGGTGGATTAGGTGTAGTTCCCGGAGCAAATATCGGGAGTCAGTACGCAGTATTCGAGCCTGTCCACGGCAGCGCGCCCGATATTGCGGGAAAGGATATGTCAAATCCTCTTGCGGCAATCTTATCAACGGTTTTAATGCTTGAATACATAGGCGAAAAATCAGCGGCAGAACGGATTAAGCTCGCCGTAAATAAAGTTCTTGAAGAAGGTAAATCCATCACCAAGGATTTAGGCGGGAATGCAGGAACGATTGAGTTTACCGAAGCGATAATAGAGAATTTATGA
- a CDS encoding CPBP family intramembrane metalloprotease — MIKYFTDIEKIEALKDYYNSSKSTFYSFLFVVPLIMTYELAAFVLNKSDIEGLRNGADVVTKQILSLFGMAGFYGLSILVLIILIALFYREMKDKEFNLNYRFLFIMLGESLIYAVLFGFIVGNITKIILQVPTSFSWKHQLVLSLGAGVYEEFLFRVVLISLFALIFSKVVGLKRITSLGLAVIISSLIFSGFHYVGIFGEPFLLQTFVFRFIGGLVLSILYVTRGYGITAYTHSFYDLLIVAGILG, encoded by the coding sequence GTGATAAAATATTTTACCGACATAGAAAAGATCGAAGCGTTAAAGGATTATTATAATTCCTCTAAGTCGACATTTTATTCTTTTCTCTTCGTTGTGCCGCTCATAATGACTTATGAACTCGCCGCTTTCGTGCTTAATAAATCTGACATAGAAGGGCTTAGAAATGGCGCGGATGTTGTTACAAAACAGATTTTAAGTCTTTTCGGAATGGCGGGTTTTTACGGTCTCAGTATCCTTGTCCTAATAATCCTAATCGCTCTCTTTTATCGTGAAATGAAGGATAAAGAATTTAATCTTAATTATCGTTTTCTTTTCATAATGCTTGGAGAAAGCCTTATTTATGCCGTCCTCTTTGGTTTCATAGTTGGAAATATTACCAAAATCATTCTTCAAGTCCCGACTTCGTTTAGTTGGAAACATCAGTTGGTGCTATCGCTGGGAGCAGGTGTTTATGAGGAATTTCTTTTTAGAGTAGTTCTGATCAGCCTATTTGCACTGATATTCAGTAAAGTCGTCGGGCTAAAACGAATTACATCTCTTGGATTGGCCGTGATAATATCGTCTCTGATTTTCTCCGGTTTTCATTATGTGGGAATATTCGGAGAGCCGTTTTTGCTGCAAACATTCGTTTTCCGGTTTATCGGCGGCTTGGTACTTTCAATTTTATATGTTACCAGAGGTTACGGAATAACAGCCTATACACATAGTTTTTATGATTTGTTGATTGTAGCGGGGATTCTCGGATGA
- a CDS encoding acyl-CoA thioesterase, with product MKYPFKVDFRIAFRDVDLHDVLHHSNYFYYCEKGRVELLRSVDFPYKKVMEMGIGLMLVECKLKFIAPVKFDDTLNINMGTDKIGKSSFKIAYSMEVDGNIVSEGYTHHVCVSLESKKPMRLPEKLLTNLKTLHIQENE from the coding sequence ATGAAATATCCTTTCAAGGTAGATTTCCGGATCGCCTTTCGAGACGTAGATCTTCACGATGTGCTGCATCATTCCAACTACTTCTATTATTGCGAAAAAGGAAGAGTAGAACTTTTAAGGTCGGTGGACTTCCCATATAAAAAGGTAATGGAAATGGGGATAGGTTTAATGTTGGTTGAATGCAAACTTAAATTCATCGCTCCTGTCAAGTTTGATGATACGCTTAACATCAACATGGGAACTGACAAGATTGGAAAGTCCTCTTTCAAGATCGCATATTCAATGGAGGTGGATGGAAATATCGTCAGTGAGGGATATACTCATCACGTATGTGTCAGCCTCGAATCAAAAAAACCTATGCGGTTACCGGAAAAATTATTGACAAATTTAAAGACTCTTCATATTCAGGAAAATGAATGA
- a CDS encoding DegT/DnrJ/EryC1/StrS family aminotransferase: MADLKKQHEKIRSEIDAVIKEVIDNSQFIMGQKVSDFEEQFAEFAGAKYSIGMASGTAALHSALIALDIGRDDEVITVPFTFAATIETIYPTGAKPVLVDIEEESFNIDPSLIEEKITNKTKAIMPVHLYGQMADMNPIMEIAEKHGLYVIEDAAQAHGATYFDKQAGTLGDIGTFSFYPGKNLGAMGDAGACVTNNMELNQKLRLISNHGQDTKYEHKIVGYNYRLDSIQAAILSVKLKYLSEWTARIRDIASHFNEKLAVTGLKLPSEANGRKHAWHQYVIRTSKRDELAKALADSEIATAIHYPIPLHLQPSFQYLGYKNGDFPVSEKCSGEVLSLPLYPELSDDDVDLICDEVILNCEKLGI; encoded by the coding sequence ATGGCGGATTTGAAAAAACAGCATGAAAAAATCAGATCGGAAATAGATGCTGTGATTAAAGAAGTTATTGACAACAGCCAGTTTATTATGGGTCAAAAGGTTTCAGATTTTGAAGAACAATTCGCCGAATTTGCGGGTGCGAAATATTCAATTGGAATGGCTTCGGGGACGGCGGCGCTTCATTCCGCTTTAATTGCTTTGGATATAGGCAGAGATGATGAGGTGATCACCGTTCCATTCACATTTGCAGCTACAATTGAAACCATCTATCCGACTGGCGCTAAACCCGTTTTGGTTGATATCGAAGAAGAATCTTTCAACATTGATCCTTCTTTGATCGAAGAAAAAATCACAAACAAAACTAAGGCAATAATGCCTGTTCATCTTTATGGACAAATGGCGGATATGAATCCCATAATGGAAATTGCCGAGAAACACGGACTATATGTTATTGAGGATGCGGCTCAAGCTCATGGCGCTACTTATTTTGATAAACAGGCAGGAACTCTGGGAGATATAGGCACATTCAGCTTTTACCCCGGCAAGAATCTCGGGGCGATGGGTGATGCCGGCGCTTGCGTTACAAATAATATGGAATTGAATCAAAAGCTCAGGCTTATCTCGAATCACGGGCAGGATACGAAATATGAACATAAAATAGTAGGCTATAATTACAGATTGGATTCAATTCAGGCAGCTATTTTGAGCGTAAAGCTTAAATATCTCTCTGAGTGGACTGCGCGAATTAGGGATATAGCAAGCCACTTTAACGAAAAACTTGCCGTAACAGGATTAAAATTACCATCGGAAGCAAACGGCAGAAAACACGCTTGGCATCAATATGTAATTAGAACATCAAAAAGAGATGAGCTGGCGAAAGCGCTGGCAGATTCGGAAATCGCCACAGCAATACACTATCCTATTCCGTTACATCTTCAGCCGTCGTTCCAATATTTGGGTTATAAAAACGGGGACTTTCCCGTTTCGGAGAAATGCAGTGGTGAAGTTCTGTCACTTCCGTTATATCCTGAACTGTCTGATGATGATGTTGATTTAATTTGCGATGAAGTGATTCTGAACTGCGAGAAATTAGGGATTTAA
- a CDS encoding GDP-mannose 4,6-dehydratase, producing MKILITGAAGFIGSHLSENLLNEGHQIVGFDNFDPFYDRAVKEHNLEKSLSNELFTLIEGDLNNSGDMKNLFSGQEYDVVIHLAAKAGVRPSIENPLDYTKVNINGTQNLLEMMKSEGLKRLVFASSSSVYGNSKDVPYNEEMNVNNPISPYAATKVAAEVLCYTYWQLFGISVTCLRFFTVYGPRQRPEMAIAKFIRKAYNGESISVFGDGRSSRDFTYIDDIIQGVVSAVHKDLGYEIINLGESTTIELNSLIALIEKLTGKEVKKDYLEMQPGDVFTTYADISKAKKLLNYNPTTNMEEGISKYIQWLEKHST from the coding sequence TTGAAAATTCTAATTACAGGCGCTGCGGGTTTTATAGGTTCGCATCTTTCGGAAAATCTTCTCAACGAGGGTCATCAAATAGTCGGTTTCGATAATTTTGACCCGTTTTATGACAGAGCTGTCAAAGAACACAATTTAGAGAAGTCGCTTTCAAATGAATTATTCACTTTAATTGAAGGAGATTTAAACAATTCGGGGGATATGAAAAATCTTTTTTCCGGTCAAGAATATGATGTGGTTATCCACCTCGCAGCAAAAGCCGGAGTGAGACCTTCTATCGAAAATCCGTTGGATTATACAAAAGTGAACATAAACGGAACTCAAAATTTATTGGAAATGATGAAAAGTGAAGGTCTCAAGAGGTTGGTATTCGCTTCATCATCTTCCGTCTATGGAAATTCAAAGGACGTTCCATATAATGAGGAAATGAATGTGAACAATCCAATATCGCCGTATGCCGCAACGAAAGTGGCTGCGGAAGTCCTATGCTACACCTACTGGCAACTGTTCGGTATTTCCGTCACATGTCTGAGGTTTTTTACCGTCTATGGTCCGCGTCAGCGTCCGGAGATGGCTATAGCGAAGTTTATCAGAAAAGCCTACAATGGCGAATCAATAAGCGTTTTTGGCGACGGCAGATCGTCAAGGGATTTCACTTATATAGATGACATAATTCAAGGTGTTGTTTCAGCGGTTCATAAGGATTTAGGATATGAGATTATCAATCTTGGAGAGTCAACGACAATAGAATTGAATTCTCTCATTGCTCTTATCGAGAAATTAACCGGTAAAGAGGTGAAAAAAGATTATCTTGAAATGCAGCCGGGAGATGTTTTCACTACATATGCTGATATTAGTAAAGCAAAAAAGCTGCTGAATTACAATCCCACCACTAATATGGAAGAGGGAATATCAAAATATATCCAATGGTTGGAAAAACACTCTACCTAA
- a CDS encoding BamA/TamA family outer membrane protein, producing MVLIRILILCLLIVGNISLSVANEIRLEYSGVKAADAKEIEKLLESATLENAKAAADRILNYYAEMGYYSARIDTLELSQQEDTTFIKLVISEGPLYRVGDSSVLNDSDIVLKNIPNRKGEPINLDLVRLDAKDIISTLADEGRPHSIVEVNSVIVNSGSDSKINFEFNVMTGEAVTLDTAIFRGNKTTQPRFLMREMRFRKNELYSKTTVNRQLALLNRLGYISEAEQIGIGRQKNGSDALVVELNESNANRLNGIIGFIPEDQSGQGGFITGLLEFKFGNIFGSGRELNAYWEKIDRNSEEIKLSYDEPYPFGYPIKPGISFAQLVQDSSYIKRDLELRIKIPLTFNLGVFASAAREKVNAREFGRRELGLTDYSALSVTGGFHFDDRDFIFNPMSGVYYETSITRTSRKEAGIGRITGRRFGIRAEYYQKFSKRSLLAIIINGYDSRYNNSSVPFAELYRVGGASTLRGYREDQFRGAQVAWTNIEYRVITGKLSRMFIFGDAGFISGTPNGRDESKLSYGAGIRLTTAIGQIGIDYGIGADDTFSNGKVHLSLNGVF from the coding sequence ATGGTTCTAATCAGAATTTTAATTTTATGTCTGCTTATTGTGGGAAACATATCCCTCAGCGTAGCAAATGAAATCCGGTTAGAGTATTCAGGCGTAAAAGCTGCGGATGCTAAAGAAATTGAAAAGTTATTGGAGTCTGCGACTTTAGAAAATGCTAAAGCCGCCGCTGATCGGATATTGAATTATTACGCAGAAATGGGTTATTACTCAGCGCGGATAGATACGTTAGAGCTATCCCAACAGGAAGATACGACATTTATTAAGTTAGTGATAAGCGAAGGCCCGCTTTACAGAGTCGGCGACTCAAGCGTACTGAATGATTCAGATATAGTTCTTAAGAATATCCCGAACAGAAAAGGAGAGCCGATTAATTTAGATTTAGTTCGCCTTGACGCTAAAGATATTATTTCCACGCTGGCGGACGAAGGCCGTCCGCACTCAATTGTGGAAGTAAATTCCGTCATCGTTAATTCAGGGAGTGACTCTAAGATAAATTTCGAATTCAATGTGATGACAGGTGAAGCGGTGACTCTGGATACGGCTATTTTCCGCGGGAATAAGACCACTCAGCCGCGATTCCTGATGAGAGAAATGAGATTCAGAAAAAACGAATTATACTCCAAAACGACTGTTAACCGTCAGCTTGCGCTGCTAAACAGACTCGGATACATTTCAGAAGCGGAACAAATCGGGATTGGAAGACAGAAGAACGGCAGTGACGCTTTAGTTGTGGAACTAAACGAATCCAATGCTAACAGACTGAACGGCATAATCGGGTTTATCCCCGAAGACCAAAGCGGACAGGGGGGATTTATTACAGGTTTATTGGAATTTAAATTCGGGAATATATTCGGCAGCGGGCGAGAGCTTAATGCGTATTGGGAAAAAATTGATAGGAACAGTGAAGAGATAAAATTGAGTTACGACGAACCTTACCCATTTGGCTATCCCATAAAACCCGGGATCTCTTTCGCCCAGTTAGTGCAGGATTCCTCCTACATTAAACGCGATTTGGAGCTGAGAATTAAAATTCCTTTAACATTCAATCTGGGTGTTTTTGCAAGCGCAGCTCGTGAGAAGGTAAATGCGCGTGAATTCGGGAGAAGAGAATTAGGATTAACTGATTATTCCGCGCTGAGCGTAACAGGCGGATTCCATTTTGATGACCGTGATTTTATTTTTAATCCGATGAGTGGAGTATATTATGAAACCAGTATCACCCGGACAAGCAGAAAGGAAGCAGGGATAGGAAGAATAACGGGCAGAAGATTCGGGATTCGCGCCGAGTATTACCAAAAGTTCAGTAAAAGAAGCCTGCTTGCAATCATTATAAACGGATATGATTCAAGGTATAACAACAGTTCTGTACCATTTGCTGAACTTTATCGTGTGGGTGGCGCAAGCACTCTCAGAGGTTATAGAGAAGACCAATTCAGAGGCGCTCAAGTGGCGTGGACCAATATTGAATATCGCGTTATCACCGGTAAGTTATCGAGAATGTTCATTTTCGGAGATGCAGGATTTATTTCGGGGACCCCGAATGGGAGAGATGAAAGTAAACTATCCTACGGCGCCGGGATTCGGCTTACGACTGCTATCGGTCAAATCGGTATAGATTATGGTATTGGCGCGGATGATACGTTTTCAAACGGTAAAGTGCATCTCAGTTTGAACGGCGTTTTTTAA